Part of the Phacochoerus africanus isolate WHEZ1 chromosome 8, ROS_Pafr_v1, whole genome shotgun sequence genome is shown below.
aggaataaacattggagttcccattctggctcaacgggttaagaacctgatggagTGTCCgtcaggatgagagtttgatccctggcctcactcagtgggttaaggatctggcattgccgcaagctgtggtgtatgtcacagatgcagctctcacctgagattgctgtggctgtggcgtaggatggcagctgcaactctgacttgacctctagcccaaaactcccatatgcctcaggtgcagccataaaaagaaaagaaaaaagagctgaaTAGtcagaacaaaaaaacaaaaacgagggTGTCCCAGATGGAGACTCTTCCCCTCCTAAGTACACAGGGCCTTCTTTTGTAGGCCGATGGGTCAGAAGGGAGTCTGGGTACTCGGGGAGCTGACCTCAACGCTGTGAGAAGCTTGTCCTCCTTTCATAGCATGGCCTTAAATCTTGGTTAGAGTTGAGGGAAGCCAATGGTttagtaagctttttttttttttttttgtctttttgctatttccctgggccgcttccgtggcatgtggaggttcccaggctaggggtctaatcggagctgtagccaccggcctacgccagagccacagcaacgcaggacccgagccgcgtctgcaacctacaccacagctcacggcaacgctggatcgtcaacccactgagcaagggcagggaccgaaccagcaacctcatggttcctagtcggattcgttaaccactgcgccacgacgggaactcctagtaagcTTTTGATCCCAGCCTGGTCCTGTGTCTGCCTACAGGCCATTTACTGTCTTGTGACCCTGGTCATCTTCTACTCATCTGCCTCGTTTTGGGCCTGGGTAAGTGTCCCCCATCCTGGCAAGTGGATAAACTTGTAAGGTCAGTGGCTGGCCTTTAATACCCCTGTTTTTATTCTGCAGATGGCTCTGGGCTTTAGTCTGGCAGTATATGGGGCCAGCTACCATTCTATGAGCTCGATGGCAAGGGCAGCCTTCTCTGAGGATGGGGCCCTGATGGATGGTGGAATGGACCTCAACATGGAACAGGGCATGGCAGAGTGAGTGTCCCCCGCTGCCAGGCCAGGTGAGCggccccagggctggggtgcTGGGGCCCAGGTAGCCCAAGACCCACAGCTGCCTGCAACTGGAACAGGGTGGAAAGGAATTGAAGTAGGGCTTGTCTGCTATTTTTGGCCCTTGCAGCCTCCCTTCTATCCACAGGCACCTTAAGGATGTGATCCTACTGACAGCCATCGTGCAGGTGCTCAGCTGCTTCTCTCTCTACATCTGGTCCTTCTGGCTTCTGGTATGTGGGTCATGGGGCTCCCAAGGAGGAGCTAAGGCTCGAacccttctcttctttcatttcctgtaCTTGGCTTTAAGTTACCTTTTCTCTCCTAGGCCCCAGGCAGAGCCCTTTACCTCCTGTGGGTCAATGTACTAGGCCCTTGGTTCACAGCAGACAGTGGCACCCCAGCACCAGAGCACAACGAGAAAAGGCAGCGCCGACAGGAGCGGCGGCAAATGAAGCGGTTATAGCCACTGACATTGTGGCTACGAGTTTCTGGGCCCTGGGTGGCTCTGTCAGGCTGTGTAGCCCCCGTGCGATGAGCAGCGAGGGCCTAGTCCAGGGGCCAAAAGCAGTCTAAGGCATaaaattgttgaataaatggcTTATGATGTGGCTAACGCCTGTGTGCATGATAATGAGGGATAGAGCAAGAACAGCCTCCTTTGGTGATTTCCTTCTGCTAtaggcccagcatagtgggtactttgcttttgctttgttctGCTTTTGGTGGCACcctcagcacgtggaagttcccgggcccggGATTGAACGCATGGTACGGCAGTGACCTgaattgctgcagtgacaacgctggctccttaacctgctgcgctacAAAAAAAACTAGCATGGTGGGtactttgaaagaagaaaaaggctgTTGGATTGGTAGTAAAACTTTATTACGCTCCATGCATCCAGGGagctcacacatgcacacacactcacacaggcaCACAGCTAATACTGCTCACGGCACTGGCCACGGGCACAGTGGCCCT
Proteins encoded:
- the TMEM208 gene encoding transmembrane protein 208 isoform X2; the protein is MAPKGKVGTRGKKQIFEENKETLKFYLRIILGANMALGFSLAVYGASYHSMSSMARAAFSEDGALMDGGMDLNMEQGMAEHLKDVILLTAIVQVLSCFSLYIWSFWLLAPGRALYLLWVNVLGPWFTADSGTPAPEHNEKRQRRQERRQMKRL
- the TMEM208 gene encoding transmembrane protein 208 isoform X1, which gives rise to MAPKGKVGTRGKKQIFEENKETLKFYLRIILGANAIYCLVTLVIFYSSASFWAWMALGFSLAVYGASYHSMSSMARAAFSEDGALMDGGMDLNMEQGMAEHLKDVILLTAIVQVLSCFSLYIWSFWLLAPGRALYLLWVNVLGPWFTADSGTPAPEHNEKRQRRQERRQMKRL